One stretch of Akkermansia sp. RCC_12PD DNA includes these proteins:
- a CDS encoding DapH/DapD/GlmU-related protein — MKLFLIHLLSGIGCLLLKLRGVRTGTGVILSGLPRIKKFPGASITIGNGVTIHSMARMNPVLSHHACLAALSHEARITLEDGCGVSGATLVCVNGIHIGRHTLIGANALILDNDMHYPLRGARWGNTWGQPEQGRPIHIGEGCFIGARAIILKGVTIGPGAVVAAGAVVTRDVPSGCLAIGNPAENKPLPERLKHP; from the coding sequence ATGAAATTATTCCTTATCCATCTGCTCTCCGGAATAGGATGCCTGCTCCTCAAACTCCGGGGAGTGCGTACCGGAACGGGCGTCATCCTGTCCGGACTGCCTCGGATCAAAAAATTCCCGGGAGCTTCCATCACCATCGGCAACGGCGTCACCATCCACTCCATGGCACGGATGAATCCGGTTCTTTCCCATCATGCCTGCCTGGCGGCTCTTTCACATGAAGCCCGCATTACTCTGGAAGACGGCTGCGGCGTCAGCGGAGCCACTCTGGTCTGCGTCAACGGCATCCACATAGGGCGCCACACCTTGATAGGCGCAAACGCGCTGATTCTGGACAATGACATGCACTATCCCCTGCGCGGCGCCAGATGGGGGAATACCTGGGGACAACCGGAGCAGGGGCGCCCCATTCATATCGGGGAAGGATGCTTCATTGGCGCCAGAGCCATTATTCTGAAAGGCGTCACCATCGGTCCCGGAGCCGTGGTCGCCGCGGGAGCCGTCGTCACCAGAGACGTTCCCTCCGGCTGTCTCGCCATCGGCAATCCCGCAGAGAACAAACCTCTTCCCGAACGCCTCAAACATCCTTGA
- a CDS encoding acyltransferase family protein, with the protein MTSQIPQTNLSDKNASSQEHWIDISRFLAACLIACVHTPIFSFASMFRLPVFNGWVAFFLILAAYFMGRNNSWKKAFKRRYTLLIPFLFWNRASLSSLQES; encoded by the coding sequence ATGACATCTCAAATTCCTCAAACAAATCTTTCTGATAAAAACGCATCATCCCAAGAACATTGGATTGACATATCCAGATTTCTTGCAGCATGCCTGATTGCATGTGTCCATACGCCGATTTTTTCTTTCGCCAGCATGTTCCGGCTGCCGGTGTTCAATGGCTGGGTGGCATTCTTCCTGATTTTGGCAGCCTATTTCATGGGTCGAAATAATTCCTGGAAAAAAGCGTTCAAACGGCGTTATACGCTGCTCATCCCCTTTCTTTTCTGGAACAGAGCATCTCTTTCCTCCCTTCAGGAGTCATGA